A window of the Tachyglossus aculeatus isolate mTacAcu1 chromosome 2, mTacAcu1.pri, whole genome shotgun sequence genome harbors these coding sequences:
- the STX11 gene encoding syntaxin-11, with protein MKDRLTELVELSRQYDQQYPDSDDNTDSDREDIVFETDHLLKSMYGDIQAIQSENDLLMVDVRRLGKQNTRFLTSMRRLSSIKRDTNSIAKDIKVRGEGIHKKLQSMKTFIVAAAEKHGENSTTARISKAHYNVLFQGFQKVMHEYNQAEMNQRENCKIRIQRQLEIMGKDVSGDQIEDMFEQGKWDVFSENLLADVKGARSALNEIESRHKELQKLESRIQEVHDLFLQMAIVVEEQGDTLNVIELNLEKTQDFVGEAKAQVKRAVEYKKKNPCRTICCFCCPCVN; from the coding sequence ATGAAGGACCGGCTGACTGAGCTAGTGGAGCTGTCCCGCCAGTATGACCAACAGTACCCCGACTCCGATGACAACACCGACTCAGACCGAGAGGACATTGTGTTCGAGACGGATCACCTCCTGAAATCTATGTACGGAGACATCCAGGCCATTCAGAGTGAGAATGACTTGCTGATGGTGGACGTCCGGCGTCTGGGCAAGCAGAACACCCGCTTCCTCACCTCCATGCGGCGCCTCAGCAGCATCAAGCGGGACACCAATTCCATCGCCAAGGACAtcaaggtgaggggagagggcatcCACAAGAAGCTGCAGAGCATGAAAACTTTCATCGTGGCAGCAGCCGAGAAGCACGGGGAGAATTCCACCACGGCCCGGATCTCTAAGGCCCACTACAACGTCCTCTTCCAGGGCTTCCAGAAAGTCATGCATGAGTATAACCAGGCAGAGATGAACCAGCGGGAAAATTGCAAGATCCGGATTCAGCGGCAGCTGGAGATCATGGGGAAGGACGTCTCTGGGGACCAGATCGAAGACATGTTTGAGCAAGGCAAGTGGGACGTCTTCTCGGAGAACCTCCTGGCGGACGTGAAGGGAGCTCGGTCGGCCCTGAATGAGATCGAGTCACGGCACAAGGAGCTGCAGAAGTTGGAGAGCCGCATCCAGGAGGTGCACGACCTCTTCCTGCAGATGGCCATCGTGGTGGAGGAACAGGGCGATACCCTGAATGTCATCGAGCTCAACTTGGAGAAGACCCAGGACTTTGTGGGAGAGGCGAAAGCtcaggtgaagagagcagtggAGTACAAGAAGAAGAATCCCTGCCGGACGATTTGCTGTTTCTGCTGTCCCTGCGTCAATTAA